In the genome of Nonlabens sp. MB-3u-79, one region contains:
- a CDS encoding DNA-3-methyladenine glycosylase, which translates to MKLPQSYYLQDDVVVIARDLIGKKILSVMGGELTSGIITETEAYRGYDDKACHAHLGRFTERTKIMYEEGGVAYVYLCYGIHHLFNVITNSKDRADAVLIRAVEPLAGIEVMLERRSKDQLDKTLTSGPGNFTKAFGLDRSHYGADLTGDQVWIEEDKSLALKAEEISVSKRIGIDYAEEDKDLPWRFYLNSSIYVSKK; encoded by the coding sequence TTGAAACTTCCACAATCTTATTATTTACAAGACGATGTCGTCGTCATTGCTAGAGACTTGATAGGTAAAAAGATCCTTTCTGTAATGGGTGGCGAGCTGACTTCTGGAATCATTACAGAAACAGAGGCCTACAGAGGCTATGACGATAAGGCTTGTCATGCGCATCTGGGCAGATTCACAGAGCGCACAAAAATCATGTATGAAGAAGGTGGGGTGGCCTATGTCTACCTCTGTTACGGGATCCACCATTTGTTCAATGTCATTACCAACTCTAAAGATCGAGCAGATGCAGTTCTTATACGAGCGGTTGAGCCTCTAGCTGGGATAGAAGTAATGTTAGAGCGTCGTTCTAAAGACCAACTGGATAAAACACTTACTTCTGGTCCGGGCAATTTTACTAAAGCTTTTGGACTGGATCGCTCTCATTATGGTGCAGATCTTACCGGAGATCAAGTATGGATTGAGGAGGATAAAAGTCTTGCTTTAAAAGCAGAAGAGATTAGCGTTAGTAAAAGAATAGGAATTGATTATGCAGAAGAAGATAAAGACCTTCCGTGGCGGTTTTATCTCAACAGTTCTATATATGTCAGTAAAAAGTAG
- a CDS encoding acyl-CoA thioesterase, protein MIDPNLPVFEKRRVVTHEEIDDLNHVNNVVYVQWAANIASEHWLQVATPEMLDSFGWVMLKHCITYKKSAVLGDQILIRTQAGRATNVRYERSIEIYNESTMDLLAKTTSDWCAIDKNGKPIKISQEIRDLFETS, encoded by the coding sequence GTGATTGACCCTAATTTACCTGTTTTTGAAAAAAGACGCGTCGTAACTCATGAGGAGATCGATGACCTGAACCATGTCAATAATGTAGTATATGTGCAATGGGCAGCAAATATAGCAAGTGAACACTGGCTTCAAGTGGCTACGCCAGAAATGCTGGACAGCTTTGGATGGGTGATGCTCAAACACTGTATCACTTATAAAAAATCAGCGGTACTAGGTGATCAAATTTTGATCAGAACTCAGGCAGGAAGGGCAACAAACGTACGTTATGAACGTTCTATTGAAATCTATAACGAAAGCACCATGGATTTACTTGCCAAAACCACCTCTGACTGGTGTGCTATAGATAAGAATGGTAAGCCTATTAAGATATCTCAAGAAATAAGAGACCTATTTGAAACCTCATGA
- a CDS encoding SDR family NAD(P)-dependent oxidoreductase translates to MKTALITGASSGIGKDLAKIHASKGGDLIIVARSGDELRQLQSDLESAYQINVHVIVKDLTALNATQEIYDEVKAAGIPIDYLINNAGFGGIGKFYKRDWEIDQQMILLNIMALTHLCRLFIPDFVKRNEGKILNVSSTASLMPGPMQAIYFATKAYVTSLSNAIAQELSKTNITVTNLMPGATATGFGKVSGMDKTSLFDQTATSEEVAQTGYDAMINGDIDVKAGLCFSQKAMLAAIPLAPKKLLLKMIEKMQQPRE, encoded by the coding sequence ATGAAAACAGCATTAATAACTGGCGCCAGTAGCGGCATAGGAAAAGATCTTGCAAAAATACACGCTTCAAAAGGTGGAGATTTAATAATTGTTGCCAGAAGCGGTGATGAGCTGCGCCAGCTTCAATCAGATCTAGAATCGGCCTACCAGATAAACGTTCACGTTATCGTAAAAGACCTGACGGCTCTTAATGCCACACAAGAAATTTATGATGAAGTAAAAGCTGCTGGCATTCCAATAGATTACCTGATCAATAACGCAGGTTTTGGCGGGATAGGTAAATTTTATAAGCGCGATTGGGAAATTGATCAACAGATGATCCTGCTCAATATCATGGCACTCACGCATTTGTGCCGTTTGTTTATTCCTGATTTTGTAAAAAGAAATGAAGGGAAAATATTGAACGTTTCTTCCACAGCCAGTTTGATGCCTGGACCTATGCAAGCCATTTATTTTGCTACTAAAGCCTATGTCACCTCACTAAGTAATGCCATCGCACAAGAATTATCTAAAACTAATATAACCGTAACCAACTTGATGCCTGGGGCAACTGCAACTGGTTTTGGCAAAGTTTCTGGAATGGATAAAACCTCTCTTTTTGATCAAACAGCAACATCAGAAGAGGTGGCACAAACAGGTTATGATGCCATGATCAATGGAGACATAGATGTAAAAGCTGGGCTGTGTTTTTCTCAAAAAGCCATGCTCGCCGCCATCCCACTTGCTCCTAAAAAATTACTTCTTAAGATGATAGAAAAAATGCAGCAACCACGAGAATAG
- a CDS encoding DEAD/DEAH box helicase, giving the protein MSFEKLGLDPALLKSLADQQLLEPTPIQEQAIPVILEGKDVLGIAKTGSGKTASYALPLLQNLKGIESKNRHISALVMVPTRELAVQVSDVIKTFSKALDKPLITMPVYGGVSINPQMMKMNTVDILVATPGRLIELIEANAVVLKDCKILVLDEADKMLSMGFKEEMDAVLYHLPRKKQNLLFSATLSREVKNIEEGLLKDPVVIEIEEEEQDYSLIKQLGYRVTEEKKGVLLRHLIEEHDMQQVLIFCSSTYQVEHVNDKLNTNGIKSKAIHGKKAQGVRNTNLADFKNSAETGVRCLVTTDLLSRGIDIEFLPYVINYELPRSPKDYIHRIGRTGRAENPGTAISLVTKEEANHMRIIQKKTKLKVWMEDLPEWNS; this is encoded by the coding sequence ATGTCATTTGAAAAATTAGGACTCGATCCTGCACTCTTAAAGTCCCTTGCCGATCAACAATTACTGGAGCCTACTCCTATACAGGAACAGGCTATTCCTGTTATTTTGGAAGGAAAAGACGTGTTGGGAATTGCCAAAACTGGTTCTGGAAAAACAGCCAGTTATGCCCTTCCTTTACTTCAAAACCTAAAAGGAATTGAATCTAAAAACAGACATATTAGTGCGCTGGTGATGGTCCCTACTCGCGAGCTTGCCGTACAAGTAAGCGACGTGATTAAAACTTTTTCTAAAGCATTAGACAAGCCATTGATCACCATGCCCGTTTATGGTGGTGTGAGCATCAATCCGCAAATGATGAAAATGAATACGGTGGATATACTTGTCGCGACGCCTGGTAGATTGATCGAACTCATAGAGGCAAATGCAGTGGTTCTTAAAGACTGTAAGATATTGGTGCTGGACGAAGCTGATAAAATGCTCTCCATGGGATTCAAGGAAGAAATGGATGCCGTACTTTATCATTTACCGAGAAAGAAGCAAAACCTATTATTCTCGGCTACTTTAAGTCGCGAAGTTAAAAATATTGAAGAAGGCCTTTTAAAAGACCCAGTAGTTATAGAAATTGAAGAGGAAGAGCAAGACTACTCGTTGATCAAACAATTGGGTTACAGAGTTACTGAAGAGAAAAAAGGAGTGCTTCTAAGACATTTGATTGAAGAACATGATATGCAGCAAGTGTTGATTTTCTGTTCTTCTACTTATCAAGTGGAACATGTCAATGACAAACTCAATACCAATGGAATCAAATCAAAAGCCATTCACGGTAAAAAAGCACAAGGAGTTAGAAACACCAATCTAGCCGACTTTAAAAACAGTGCCGAAACTGGGGTGCGATGCCTGGTCACTACCGACTTACTTTCTCGTGGTATAGACATTGAATTCCTTCCTTATGTGATCAATTATGAATTGCCTCGATCTCCTAAAGATTACATTCACCGTATAGGTAGAACTGGTCGAGCAGAAAATCCTGGAACAGCCATTTCTTTGGTGACTAAAGAGGAAGCCAACCATATGCGTATCATCCAAAAAAAGACCAAGTTAAAAGTCTGGATGGAAGATTTACCGGAGTGGAATTCTTGA
- a CDS encoding class I SAM-dependent methyltransferase translates to MDIHSDLYGKALLDFHQGNYTEDISVLSTSMEDDVMPLPYLFRFYDQMPVMEKKALELSHGTVLDIGAGAGSHSLYLEEKGFQVTALDQSAGAVQVIKERFQQPGSKVLHENIWNHKGSYDTLLLLMNGTGIFEKLERVPLCLELLKNLLHKNGQILIDSSDLRFLYEDEEDGGLWVDSSKEYYGEVSFSLHYKGMESTSFDWLYMDYELLQTHATRAGFKIEMVQKGAHYDYLARLTIDG, encoded by the coding sequence GTGGATATTCACTCAGACCTTTATGGGAAAGCATTATTAGATTTCCATCAAGGGAATTATACAGAAGACATTAGCGTTCTTAGTACGAGCATGGAAGATGATGTCATGCCACTACCCTATCTTTTTAGGTTCTATGATCAAATGCCTGTAATGGAGAAAAAAGCATTGGAACTATCTCATGGAACAGTTCTCGATATAGGAGCTGGCGCTGGATCACATTCTCTTTATCTTGAAGAAAAAGGATTTCAAGTGACCGCACTTGATCAAAGTGCCGGAGCGGTTCAAGTAATAAAGGAACGATTTCAACAGCCAGGTTCCAAAGTGCTGCATGAAAACATCTGGAACCATAAAGGGAGCTATGACACCCTTCTACTGCTTATGAATGGAACCGGAATTTTTGAAAAGTTAGAACGTGTTCCTTTGTGTTTGGAATTGCTCAAAAACCTACTTCACAAAAACGGCCAAATTCTAATCGACAGTTCTGACTTGAGATTTCTTTATGAAGACGAAGAAGATGGCGGTCTCTGGGTTGACTCCAGCAAAGAATATTATGGCGAAGTGAGCTTTTCTCTACACTACAAAGGAATGGAATCGACGTCATTTGATTGGTTATATATGGATTACGAACTCTTACAAACCCATGCAACCCGAGCAGGTTTTAAAATCGAAATGGTTCAAAAAGGAGCCCATTACGATTACCTCGCCCGACTTACTATAGATGGCTAG
- the msrB gene encoding peptide-methionine (R)-S-oxide reductase MsrB: protein MIKQIVIAVIALVAVSCGNTPKEIALNSSNEEVQQGKKYQITKTDAQWKELLEPAAYNVLREAGTERPNTSPLNKQYAPGTLICGACFAPVYENENKFDSGTGWPSYDRAVEGQVERDVDYKLGYARTELKCNTCGSHLGHEFNDGPKKTTGKRHCINGVALDFVPKGEALPALRK from the coding sequence ATGATCAAACAGATAGTAATCGCCGTAATAGCACTTGTAGCAGTTTCTTGTGGAAACACTCCTAAAGAGATAGCTTTGAATTCTTCTAATGAAGAAGTACAGCAAGGAAAAAAATATCAAATTACCAAAACAGACGCCCAGTGGAAAGAACTTTTGGAACCTGCAGCATATAATGTATTAAGAGAAGCAGGGACAGAACGACCAAATACGAGTCCGCTGAATAAACAGTATGCTCCAGGAACCCTTATTTGTGGAGCTTGTTTTGCACCTGTTTATGAAAACGAGAACAAATTTGATTCGGGTACAGGATGGCCTAGTTACGACAGAGCTGTTGAAGGACAAGTAGAACGCGATGTAGACTATAAGTTAGGTTATGCGCGTACAGAGTTGAAATGCAATACTTGTGGCAGTCATTTAGGTCATGAATTTAATGATGGACCTAAAAAGACAACAGGGAAGCGTCATTGTATTAATGGTGTGGCTTTAGACTTTGTTCCTAAAGGAGAAGCGCTGCCAGCCTTAAGAAAATAG
- the htpG gene encoding molecular chaperone HtpG gives MAQEGKINVAVENIFPLIKKFLYSDHEIFLRELVSNATDATLKLQHLARIGEAGVELGDQQIEIKIDKEAKTLHIIDQGLGMSEEEVQKYINEVAFSGAEEFLEKYKDTAKDSGIIGHFGLGFYSAFMVSSQVEILTKSYKDTPAVHWTCDGSPNYTIEPGTKESFGTEIILHISEEDTEFLDENRIKELLNKYNKFMPVPIKFGTKTETLEKPEGAKEEDAAPTQEVDNIINNPSPAWTKQPTELEDADYKSFYRELYPMQFEEPLFHIHLNVDYPFNLTGILYFPKMTQDLNVQKDRIQLYQNQVYVTDNVEGIVPEFLTMLRGVIDSPDIPLNVSRSYLQADGAVKKISSYITRKVADKLTSLFNDDRKSFEEKWNDIKIVIEYGMLSEDKFFDKADKFALYPTVAGSYFLWDELIEKIKATQTDKDGKTVVLYTSNKEVQHSYIAAATNKGYEVLLLDSPIISHLMQKLESSKENVSFVRVDAEHADNLVKKEEEQISKLSDEEKETLQKTITETIADSGYTVQVEAMSSDAAPFMITQPEFMRRMKEMQATGGGGMMGFGNMPDMYNLVVNGNNDLVQSIVNEKDKTKQAGLIQQGVDLAKLSQGLLKGEKLTEFVNRSYGLIK, from the coding sequence ATGGCACAAGAAGGAAAAATTAATGTTGCGGTGGAAAATATTTTCCCGCTAATTAAGAAGTTTTTATATAGCGATCACGAGATTTTCCTAAGAGAACTCGTTTCAAATGCTACAGATGCAACGCTTAAACTACAGCACCTTGCAAGAATAGGCGAGGCAGGCGTAGAGTTAGGTGATCAACAAATAGAGATCAAGATTGATAAAGAAGCAAAAACGCTTCATATTATTGATCAAGGTTTAGGAATGTCTGAAGAAGAAGTACAGAAGTACATCAACGAGGTGGCTTTTTCTGGAGCTGAAGAATTTCTTGAAAAATATAAGGATACAGCAAAGGATAGTGGTATCATAGGTCATTTTGGTCTAGGATTCTATTCTGCTTTTATGGTATCGAGTCAAGTAGAGATTCTCACCAAATCTTATAAGGATACACCAGCAGTGCATTGGACTTGTGATGGTTCTCCTAATTATACTATTGAGCCAGGAACAAAAGAAAGTTTTGGAACAGAGATCATTCTTCATATTTCTGAAGAGGATACAGAGTTTCTAGATGAAAACCGCATCAAAGAACTTCTTAATAAATACAACAAGTTCATGCCGGTGCCGATTAAATTTGGTACCAAAACAGAAACATTAGAAAAGCCAGAAGGAGCAAAGGAAGAAGATGCTGCACCTACTCAAGAAGTAGATAACATCATCAATAACCCTTCTCCAGCATGGACCAAGCAACCTACGGAGTTAGAAGATGCAGATTATAAAAGCTTCTACAGAGAGTTGTATCCTATGCAATTTGAGGAGCCTTTATTTCACATTCATTTAAATGTGGATTACCCGTTTAATCTGACGGGGATTTTATATTTCCCTAAGATGACTCAGGACCTTAATGTACAAAAGGACCGCATACAGTTGTATCAAAACCAAGTGTATGTAACGGATAATGTAGAAGGGATTGTACCGGAATTCTTAACTATGTTACGTGGAGTTATTGATTCTCCAGATATTCCATTAAACGTATCTCGTTCTTACTTGCAAGCAGATGGAGCAGTGAAGAAAATTTCTAGCTACATTACTCGTAAGGTAGCTGATAAGCTAACGAGCCTCTTCAATGACGACCGTAAATCTTTTGAAGAAAAGTGGAACGATATCAAAATCGTTATTGAGTACGGTATGTTGAGCGAGGATAAATTCTTTGACAAAGCTGACAAATTTGCACTATATCCTACCGTAGCCGGATCTTACTTCTTATGGGACGAACTCATAGAGAAAATTAAGGCTACGCAAACTGATAAAGATGGTAAGACGGTTGTTCTTTATACTTCAAATAAAGAAGTGCAACACTCTTATATTGCTGCAGCAACAAATAAAGGGTATGAAGTTCTTTTATTAGATTCTCCTATTATTTCACACTTGATGCAAAAACTAGAATCTTCTAAGGAGAATGTTTCTTTTGTAAGAGTAGATGCTGAGCATGCAGATAACCTAGTCAAGAAAGAAGAAGAGCAAATTTCAAAGCTCTCTGACGAAGAGAAAGAAACGCTACAAAAAACAATTACCGAGACCATCGCAGATTCTGGATATACAGTTCAAGTGGAAGCGATGAGTAGTGATGCAGCACCATTTATGATCACCCAACCAGAATTTATGCGTCGTATGAAAGAGATGCAAGCTACTGGTGGAGGAGGTATGATGGGCTTTGGCAATATGCCTGACATGTATAACCTTGTGGTAAATGGAAATAACGATCTAGTTCAATCGATTGTTAACGAGAAGGATAAAACAAAGCAAGCTGGATTGATCCAACAAGGAGTTGATCTTGCTAAGTTATCTCAAGGTCTCTTAAAAGGAGAGAAGTTAACTGAATTTGTAAACCGCAGTTATGGTTTGATCAAATAA
- the msrB gene encoding peptide-methionine (R)-S-oxide reductase MsrB: MKEKEYKEKLTPDQYHILREKGTERPFTGEYNTHYDKGVYSCAACGNELFKSDQKFDSGCGWPSFDDEVEGAIERKRDTTHGMMRTEIMCSNCGSHLGHVFNDGPTPTGIRHCVNSLSLDFKKED; the protein is encoded by the coding sequence ATGAAAGAAAAAGAATATAAAGAAAAACTGACTCCAGACCAATACCACATTCTTAGAGAAAAAGGAACTGAACGACCTTTTACCGGAGAGTACAATACGCATTATGACAAGGGAGTTTACAGCTGTGCGGCATGCGGTAATGAACTCTTTAAATCAGATCAAAAATTCGATTCTGGTTGCGGCTGGCCTTCATTTGATGATGAAGTAGAAGGAGCCATCGAGCGCAAGAGAGATACGACTCACGGTATGATGCGAACAGAAATCATGTGTTCCAATTGTGGGAGCCATCTAGGACATGTTTTTAACGACGGACCTACCCCGACTGGAATCAGACATTGTGTGAATAGTTTGAGTCTGGATTTTAAGAAAGAGGATTAG